The Winogradskyella schleiferi genome has a window encoding:
- a CDS encoding glycosyltransferase family 4 protein — MKRLKVLIVGPFPEPTTGLSLSNKVVFDGLCKNPNIQPSKIDTSLKNFEESVGSFTFKKVFFFLKQNLKAYQIFNNDVVYITIGQSFYGVLKYAIFVFLAWILGKEIIVHLHGNTLINTYNNSSKLKKVILKSILSKTTKAIVLSDSLKANFIPFIKEKEIFVLNNFVEDYLYLSKKERGSKEYNALKIVYLSNLMTEKGIFYFLDALNKLEDSHVNFQAKCAGHIDESLKESIIRNINKTKHLTYLGSVKKQDKRELLKWGNVFVFPSYLIEGLPLSILEAMVTGNIIISTEHDALLDYFDASNMYFIDKQSANDILKTLIEINDSLNDHRKMIITNYEYTEQINEEAFVNKLVKIIQNN, encoded by the coding sequence ATGAAGAGACTAAAAGTACTTATTGTTGGTCCTTTTCCCGAGCCTACTACAGGTCTGTCTTTATCAAACAAAGTAGTTTTTGATGGTTTGTGTAAAAACCCCAATATCCAACCCTCTAAAATAGATACGTCACTCAAAAACTTTGAAGAATCTGTAGGCTCTTTTACTTTCAAAAAAGTCTTCTTTTTTTTAAAACAAAACCTCAAAGCGTATCAAATATTTAATAATGACGTTGTGTATATTACCATTGGACAAAGTTTTTATGGAGTTTTAAAATATGCAATTTTTGTTTTTCTTGCTTGGATTTTAGGAAAAGAAATTATTGTTCATCTACATGGGAACACATTAATTAATACCTATAACAATTCAAGTAAACTGAAGAAAGTAATACTGAAATCTATTTTATCTAAAACAACAAAAGCGATAGTTCTATCAGATTCTTTGAAAGCTAATTTCATACCATTTATTAAAGAGAAAGAAATTTTTGTGTTGAATAATTTCGTTGAAGATTATCTTTATCTCAGCAAAAAAGAAAGGGGAAGTAAAGAATATAATGCTTTAAAAATCGTTTATTTAAGTAATTTGATGACGGAAAAGGGGATCTTTTATTTTCTAGATGCGTTAAATAAGTTGGAGGATTCTCATGTTAACTTTCAGGCAAAATGCGCAGGGCATATAGATGAGAGCCTAAAAGAATCTATAATTCGAAATATTAATAAAACGAAACACTTAACTTATCTTGGATCTGTAAAAAAACAAGATAAAAGAGAATTGTTAAAATGGGGAAACGTATTTGTATTTCCTTCTTATTTAATTGAAGGTCTGCCATTATCAATTTTAGAAGCTATGGTTACTGGAAATATTATTATTAGTACTGAGCACGATGCGTTGCTTGATTACTTTGATGCTTCTAATATGTATTTCATTGATAAGCAATCAGCAAATGATATATTGAAAACACTGATCGAAATAAATGATAGTCTAAATGACCACAGAAAAATGATTATCACTAATTACGAATACACAGAGCAGATTAATGAGGAAGCCTTTGTAAATAAATTGGTCAAAATAATTCAGAATAATTGA
- a CDS encoding phenylacetate--CoA ligase family protein yields the protein MRLFDFSLKINGFDIDKAKSALAKIQAKNDLDFEVDVENRKKAIISYHLEHNSFYKAFGKSIIINDWDSVPVMSKRHLQQSLEQRLSDGFTPKNVYVNKTSGSSGDPFIFAKDKWCHALTWAEIMNRFGWYGIDFNSSKQARFYGIPLDKKAYYKERLKDYFSNRFRFSVFDLSDAAFKETLVKFKSTKFDYINGYTSSIVQFAKYLNRKSIILNSVCPTLKACIVTSEMLFDDDKQLLETQFGIPVINEYGASELDLIAFQNPMDDWQVNSETLFVEVLDEDGAVLPYGKEGRIVITSLDNKAHPFIRYDIGDIGILSKDSTIKKPILKKLIGRTNDIVVLPSGKKAAGLTFYYITKSVIENDGNVSEFIVEQFHIDTFKISYVSKTELSEAETTTIKNEVIHYLEPRITIDFERVEKLERSKSGKLKQFTSHLK from the coding sequence TTGCGATTATTCGATTTTTCTTTAAAAATAAACGGCTTTGATATTGATAAAGCTAAATCTGCTTTGGCTAAAATTCAAGCTAAAAATGATTTAGATTTTGAAGTTGATGTTGAAAATCGGAAAAAAGCCATTATTTCCTATCATTTAGAACATAATTCGTTTTATAAAGCCTTTGGAAAATCTATCATCATCAATGATTGGGATTCGGTACCTGTAATGTCTAAGCGTCATTTACAACAATCTTTAGAGCAGCGCTTGAGTGATGGATTTACGCCTAAAAATGTCTATGTGAACAAAACTTCTGGCAGTTCTGGTGATCCTTTTATATTTGCAAAGGACAAATGGTGCCATGCATTGACTTGGGCAGAAATTATGAATCGTTTTGGCTGGTATGGCATTGATTTTAACTCTTCAAAACAAGCTCGTTTTTACGGAATTCCATTGGACAAAAAAGCTTACTATAAGGAACGCTTGAAGGATTATTTTAGTAACCGGTTCCGGTTTTCCGTATTCGATTTAAGTGATGCTGCATTTAAAGAAACCTTAGTTAAATTTAAATCTACGAAATTCGACTATATTAATGGTTATACCAGCTCCATTGTCCAGTTTGCGAAATACCTGAATCGTAAAAGCATCATTCTGAATTCAGTTTGCCCTACTTTGAAAGCTTGTATTGTTACTTCTGAAATGTTATTTGATGATGATAAGCAATTGCTGGAAACACAATTTGGAATTCCTGTTATAAACGAATATGGTGCTTCGGAATTAGATTTAATTGCGTTTCAGAATCCAATGGATGACTGGCAAGTGAATAGCGAAACATTGTTTGTTGAAGTTTTGGATGAAGATGGTGCTGTTTTGCCGTATGGTAAAGAAGGAAGAATTGTAATTACATCGCTTGACAACAAAGCACATCCTTTCATAAGATACGATATTGGTGATATTGGCATTTTATCTAAAGATAGTACGATTAAAAAACCGATCCTAAAAAAATTGATTGGTAGAACCAATGATATTGTCGTTTTGCCAAGTGGAAAAAAAGCAGCTGGACTCACGTTCTATTATATCACAAAAAGTGTAATTGAAAACGATGGCAATGTTTCAGAATTTATAGTTGAGCAGTTTCATATAGACACATTTAAAATTAGTTATGTCAGTAAAACAGAACTTTCTGAAGCTGAAACAACAACGATTAAAAATGAAGTGATTCATTATCTCGAACCTCGCATTACCATTGATTTTGAGCGTGTGGAAAAACTTGAACGTTCAAAATCCGGAAAATTAAAGCAATTCACATCACATTTAAAATAA
- a CDS encoding O-antigen polymerase, with translation MSLRNIFIVVYLLLSSILFALFNCDVYVWLSFFISFLIITLITYYNLFIEIEYSPFISAYVVFNYLFFLLAPIIQIGSFTETNYRFATMMIYDISLTLKTNGLIILFNLIFFFSYLYLKKKYKNRINKNVGPRNEKNLPLTILTLFVISIAVLYFSMDFMMDEISRPNWLKSTYSVFELLVQKKVLFMIPLAIIILCYQFYKNQKKINNNTIILFFILIGSFLLLLWFKNPLTEKRNALGPIYIALIFLFYPKMLNTNVKIMSFLFFAMILLFPLFQIFTHIEYSFEAIVDKPSLLTKEFAKAKFATTFNTLNYDAFSNISATIEYVSKNGFSFGYQLLSGLLFFVPRAIWTSKPLSTGELVGDFIADQYNFNFTNLSNPLVSEGYINFGIFGVILLSFVLALVMVRLLIWLNRPDQLKKIIAFYFAIHLLFLLRGDFTNGYAYFIGTVLGVLVLPKLVHKTINFALKK, from the coding sequence ATGAGTTTAAGAAACATATTCATAGTAGTTTACTTATTGCTTAGCTCTATTCTTTTTGCACTATTTAATTGCGATGTTTATGTCTGGTTGTCTTTTTTTATAAGCTTCCTTATAATTACGCTTATTACATACTACAATTTATTTATCGAAATTGAATACTCACCCTTTATTTCTGCTTATGTAGTTTTTAATTATTTATTCTTTTTACTAGCTCCTATAATTCAAATAGGAAGTTTTACTGAGACCAACTATAGGTTTGCTACAATGATGATTTATGATATTAGCTTAACTCTAAAGACCAACGGACTTATCATTTTATTTAATCTTATATTTTTTTTCTCGTACCTCTATTTAAAGAAAAAATACAAGAACCGCATAAATAAAAATGTCGGTCCAAGAAACGAAAAAAACCTGCCCTTAACCATTCTGACCCTTTTTGTTATTAGTATTGCTGTTTTATATTTTAGTATGGATTTTATGATGGACGAAATTTCTAGACCAAATTGGTTAAAATCCACTTATTCTGTATTTGAATTACTGGTTCAGAAAAAGGTGCTATTTATGATTCCTTTAGCCATTATAATTTTATGCTATCAGTTCTATAAAAACCAAAAAAAAATAAACAACAATACTATTATTCTCTTTTTTATTTTAATAGGTTCTTTTCTTTTGTTGCTGTGGTTTAAGAATCCACTTACGGAAAAGAGAAACGCATTAGGACCTATCTATATCGCGTTAATTTTCCTTTTTTACCCTAAAATGCTCAATACTAATGTTAAGATTATGTCATTTCTCTTTTTTGCGATGATATTACTATTTCCATTATTTCAAATTTTTACGCATATAGAATATTCATTTGAAGCTATTGTCGATAAGCCTAGTTTACTGACTAAAGAGTTTGCTAAAGCCAAGTTTGCCACAACTTTTAATACTCTAAATTATGATGCTTTTTCAAATATATCAGCAACGATTGAATATGTTTCTAAAAACGGATTTTCGTTTGGTTATCAATTGTTGAGCGGTCTTTTATTTTTTGTTCCTAGGGCAATTTGGACTTCAAAACCATTATCTACAGGAGAGCTTGTAGGCGACTTTATTGCAGACCAATACAATTTTAATTTTACAAACTTGTCTAATCCACTAGTTTCGGAAGGCTATATTAACTTTGGGATATTTGGAGTTATACTCTTGTCTTTTGTCTTAGCTCTTGTAATGGTAAGATTGTTAATATGGCTTAATAGACCAGATCAACTTAAAAAAATAATTGCATTCTATTTTGCAATTCATTTATTGTTTCTATTAAGAGGCGATTTTACTAATGGTTACGCCTATTTTATTGGTACAGTACTCGGCGTATTGGTCTTACCAAAACTTGTTCATAAAACCATTAATTTTGCATTAAAAAAATAA
- the purD gene encoding phosphoribosylamine--glycine ligase yields the protein MNILVLGSGGREHTFAWKLAQSDRCKSLFVAPGNSGTEAIATNLNIGVTNFEAIKSAVLEHNIDLVVVGPEDPLVQGIHDFFLQDEALKDVSVIGPQKAAAELEGSKEFAKEFMLRHNIPTAAYESFTKDNVENGYRFLETLNPPYVLKADGLAAGKGVLILNDLQEAKDELKSMLVDAKFGQASTKVVIEEFLDGIELSCFVLTDGKDYKILPTAKDYKRIGEGDTGLNTGGMGAVSPVPFATKEFLDKIESQVVKPTVEGLKKDHLPYVGFIFIGLIKVGDDPKVIEYNVRMGDPETEVVLPRLKTDMVDIFKAMANQTLSEVNIEIDERAATTVMLVSGGYPEAYEKGKEITGIEKITDSIVFHAGAKSENGKVLTSGGRVMAITSYGNTYHEAIKKSYQSIENLHFDKMNYRKDIGFDL from the coding sequence ATGAATATTTTAGTACTTGGTTCTGGCGGAAGAGAACACACATTTGCATGGAAATTAGCACAAAGCGACCGTTGTAAGTCACTTTTTGTGGCACCAGGAAACTCAGGAACGGAAGCCATTGCTACCAACTTAAATATTGGTGTTACCAATTTTGAAGCGATTAAATCGGCTGTTTTAGAACATAATATAGATTTGGTAGTCGTCGGTCCAGAAGATCCATTGGTACAGGGTATACACGATTTCTTTTTACAAGATGAAGCTTTGAAAGATGTTTCAGTGATTGGACCACAAAAAGCGGCAGCGGAATTAGAAGGCAGCAAGGAGTTTGCTAAAGAGTTTATGTTGCGCCATAATATTCCAACAGCAGCTTACGAAAGCTTCACAAAGGACAATGTTGAAAACGGTTACCGGTTTTTAGAAACCCTAAACCCACCTTACGTATTAAAAGCTGATGGACTAGCTGCAGGAAAGGGCGTTTTAATTCTTAATGATTTACAAGAAGCGAAAGACGAATTAAAAAGTATGCTCGTTGATGCAAAATTCGGCCAAGCAAGTACCAAAGTGGTTATTGAAGAATTTTTAGATGGCATTGAACTCAGTTGTTTTGTATTAACAGATGGAAAAGATTATAAAATCCTACCAACAGCCAAAGATTACAAACGTATTGGAGAAGGTGATACAGGTTTAAATACAGGAGGCATGGGAGCGGTTTCACCAGTTCCTTTTGCAACAAAGGAATTTTTAGACAAAATTGAAAGCCAAGTGGTTAAACCTACGGTTGAAGGTTTAAAGAAAGACCATTTACCTTATGTCGGTTTTATTTTTATTGGTTTGATCAAAGTAGGAGACGACCCAAAAGTGATTGAATACAACGTGAGAATGGGAGATCCAGAAACCGAAGTCGTTTTACCTAGATTAAAAACAGATATGGTTGACATTTTTAAAGCTATGGCGAACCAAACTTTATCTGAAGTCAATATTGAAATCGATGAACGTGCGGCAACAACCGTAATGCTAGTATCTGGCGGTTATCCTGAAGCATATGAAAAAGGAAAGGAAATTACCGGAATTGAGAAAATTACCGATTCTATTGTGTTTCATGCTGGTGCAAAATCTGAAAATGGCAAAGTACTTACTTCAGGAGGACGAGTTATGGCAATAACATCTTATGGAAACACATACCATGAAGCCATAAAAAAATCTTATCAAAGTATAGAAAATCTACATTTTGATAAGATGAATTATCGTAAGGATATTGGTTTTGATTTGTAA
- a CDS encoding O-antigen ligase family protein has protein sequence MASLVIFPLIFTLFPRSYLDDISKNTYKYITVYFIAILSFNLISFFYHGLHYGQTIFIHYPTVNKIAQGPYNIHPIYLSVHICVALLFSFFIIRKLQSNYKRAAIIVFDIILIIFLFILLKKGPIIVLALVFLIFALFQRSKKVLYIALLVIILNVVAIMSIPEYRAKFSELVKIENVDSGGATSTNIRYSIYSIAIKKMLESPIIGYGIGDNKDVLLETYKKESPTLYKEKYNSHNQYISFMLAMGIIGLMVFLFFMSYNLVYAIRYNNQILILLILLYGLMMSFENILEREDGVIYFSFFIGFFALISYNEQINKSLPNSKMSDKQ, from the coding sequence ATGGCTTCTCTGGTAATATTTCCCTTAATCTTTACGCTTTTTCCGCGCAGTTATCTAGATGATATTTCTAAAAACACTTATAAGTATATTACCGTCTATTTTATCGCTATTTTAAGCTTCAATTTAATATCATTTTTCTATCATGGTCTACATTATGGTCAAACCATTTTTATTCATTACCCTACTGTAAATAAAATCGCCCAAGGCCCTTACAACATTCATCCAATCTATTTGTCGGTACATATTTGTGTTGCTCTCCTATTCTCGTTTTTTATCATAAGAAAACTACAATCAAATTATAAAAGAGCTGCAATTATAGTGTTTGATATCATTTTAATAATATTTTTATTTATACTATTAAAGAAAGGGCCAATCATTGTCTTGGCATTGGTTTTTTTGATATTTGCTCTTTTTCAAAGAAGCAAAAAAGTACTATATATTGCACTATTGGTAATAATACTTAATGTGGTTGCCATAATGAGTATTCCTGAATATAGAGCCAAATTCTCAGAACTTGTAAAAATTGAAAATGTAGATTCTGGTGGCGCAACTTCGACCAATATTAGATATTCAATTTATAGCATTGCAATAAAAAAAATGTTGGAGTCTCCAATAATTGGTTATGGAATAGGTGATAACAAAGATGTGCTTTTAGAAACCTATAAAAAAGAATCTCCAACGCTTTATAAAGAAAAATACAATTCGCATAATCAGTATATAAGTTTTATGCTGGCTATGGGTATTATTGGCTTAATGGTATTTTTGTTTTTTATGTCTTATAATTTAGTTTATGCAATAAGATATAACAATCAAATTCTAATTCTGTTGATACTATTATATGGATTGATGATGTCGTTTGAAAACATTTTGGAAAGAGAAGATGGTGTAATTTATTTCAGTTTCTTTATTGGTTTTTTTGCACTAATATCATATAATGAACAAATAAATAAGAGTTTACCGAATAGCAAAATGTCAGATAAACAATAA
- a CDS encoding WcaI family glycosyltransferase, with product MNIKNITFISLNYAPEDSAIGLYSTQWVDFLREAGYNVTVVTAFPYYPKWEIAEEYKRKNRFLKEELNGTTVLRYKQYVPKNPSFLKRIIHLLDFTFGSFFNLYKVKECDLVISVVPFTTSVFLGYIQKKRFKTKLWTHIQDFEFDAALQTGVGKNKNFVFSLLFKLEKWLLSKADLVSTISYSMLNRLSEKTNAEQFFLPNWIDNEKINPNNSKIHPYLSTDKIKILYSGNIGDKQDWEAFIQFCQDIDKSKYDVVVVGDGAKKEWICNEIKIFENVNYYPPVPFEDLSDLLCSADVHILFQKPEVIDTVMPSKVLGMMASAKPSIIIGNPESEVKSIFEASSAGMYYSEYTVEIVNGLRLLTSDKEKMRNRGEKTRNFVIENFSKEKILSNMLEQLNKL from the coding sequence GTGAACATTAAGAATATCACATTCATCAGCCTAAACTACGCTCCCGAAGACTCAGCAATAGGTTTGTATTCTACACAATGGGTAGATTTCTTAAGGGAAGCGGGTTATAATGTTACAGTAGTTACTGCGTTTCCCTATTACCCTAAATGGGAAATAGCTGAAGAATACAAACGAAAAAACAGGTTTTTAAAAGAAGAGTTAAATGGAACAACAGTCTTAAGGTACAAACAATATGTGCCTAAAAACCCTTCTTTTCTAAAACGAATTATCCATCTTTTAGATTTTACATTCGGATCATTTTTTAATCTCTATAAAGTAAAAGAATGTGATTTGGTAATTTCGGTAGTGCCTTTTACTACCTCAGTATTTTTAGGGTATATTCAAAAGAAACGGTTTAAAACAAAACTATGGACTCATATTCAAGATTTTGAGTTTGATGCGGCTCTGCAAACAGGTGTTGGTAAAAACAAAAATTTTGTTTTCTCTTTACTTTTTAAACTGGAAAAGTGGTTGCTATCCAAAGCAGATCTCGTCAGTACAATAAGTTATAGTATGCTTAATAGACTGTCTGAAAAAACAAATGCCGAACAATTCTTTTTACCAAACTGGATAGATAATGAAAAGATAAATCCTAATAATTCGAAAATACATCCTTATTTATCAACCGATAAAATTAAAATTCTGTATTCTGGAAATATTGGTGATAAACAAGATTGGGAAGCTTTTATTCAATTCTGTCAGGATATTGATAAAAGTAAATATGATGTTGTAGTGGTTGGTGATGGTGCGAAAAAAGAGTGGATTTGTAATGAAATCAAGATATTTGAGAATGTAAATTACTATCCACCAGTACCTTTTGAAGATTTATCTGATTTGTTATGTAGTGCAGATGTTCATATTTTATTTCAAAAACCAGAGGTCATAGATACTGTGATGCCTTCCAAGGTTCTTGGGATGATGGCAAGCGCAAAACCTTCAATAATCATTGGTAATCCTGAATCTGAAGTCAAATCTATTTTTGAGGCCTCTAGTGCTGGAATGTACTATTCCGAATATACCGTTGAAATAGTTAACGGACTAAGGCTTTTGACATCGGATAAAGAAAAAATGCGCAATCGAGGAGAAAAAACCCGAAACTTTGTAATCGAAAATTTTTCAAAAGAAAAAATTCTTTCAAATATGTTAGAACAACTTAATAAACTGTAA
- a CDS encoding putative colanic acid biosynthesis acetyltransferase produces MKKNIIQNLRSYKNPKGFRGKSKITVQLWWIVQATVFRWSPQVMYGWRRFLLRAFGAKIGKNVIIRPSVQITYPWKVSIGDYSWVGDEVVLYSLGDIEIGSDTVISQRSYICTGSHHYNSMNFDIYSKKITIGNKCWLATDVYIAPNVTIGNFTIVGARSNVFKDLPANKVCKGNPAKPFKDRS; encoded by the coding sequence TTGAAAAAAAATATAATACAAAATTTAAGATCATATAAAAACCCCAAAGGTTTTAGAGGTAAATCTAAAATTACTGTACAGCTATGGTGGATTGTACAGGCAACGGTTTTTAGATGGTCCCCTCAAGTCATGTATGGTTGGCGGCGATTTTTACTGAGAGCTTTTGGTGCAAAAATTGGTAAAAATGTAATTATTAGGCCATCTGTCCAAATTACTTATCCATGGAAAGTTTCAATCGGAGATTACAGTTGGGTTGGAGATGAGGTTGTGTTGTATTCACTAGGCGACATAGAAATAGGATCAGATACTGTTATATCACAAAGAAGTTATATTTGTACGGGCTCTCATCATTATAACTCTATGAATTTTGATATTTACTCTAAAAAAATAACCATCGGAAATAAATGTTGGTTAGCCACAGATGTATATATTGCACCCAACGTAACTATCGGAAATTTTACAATTGTTGGTGCACGTAGTAATGTTTTTAAAGATTTGCCAGCGAACAAGGTATGTAAAGGAAATCCAGCAAAACCCTTTAAAGACAGAAGTTAA
- a CDS encoding glycosyltransferase family 4 protein: MKKLMIITSYFPPEIGAASNRIYHLAQGLKNDYEVTVVTPLPNYPTGKIFKDYKGKFSSITEENGISINRLWIYASVSKNKFLRLIAMLSYSFSLIWFFLWHKIPDKVIVQSPPLLVSFTCMFFLRSKRRKLILNVSDLWPSAGLELGALKEGFSYKVLKKLEAFNYKKANLILGQSNEILTHIKTITTKPELFLYRNFPEIEMPKLQATNITNGKIKMVYAGLLGVAQGIYKLCNEIDYEFIEFHIYGSGAEEEAIKTLIESNHNLPLYFHGRVNRDELHKVLLNYDLTIIPLLNRIYGSVPSKIFEYAKLGLPMLYFGGGEGEMVIEQNKLGWVAKESNYNDLNSVLRTIKPEDLNLDLKTAIQSTARLQFDFNKQLDALKKLL; this comes from the coding sequence GTGAAAAAACTGATGATTATAACGAGTTATTTTCCGCCAGAAATTGGTGCGGCTTCAAATCGTATTTATCATTTGGCGCAAGGCTTAAAAAATGATTATGAGGTTACTGTTGTCACACCACTTCCTAATTACCCAACTGGAAAAATTTTTAAGGACTATAAAGGGAAATTCAGCTCTATAACAGAAGAAAATGGTATAAGTATAAATCGATTATGGATTTATGCTTCAGTCTCTAAGAATAAGTTTCTGCGTTTAATCGCGATGCTATCCTATAGCTTTAGTTTGATTTGGTTTTTTCTGTGGCATAAAATTCCAGATAAAGTAATTGTGCAATCGCCTCCGCTTTTAGTATCGTTTACTTGTATGTTCTTTTTAAGGTCTAAAAGAAGAAAGTTGATATTAAATGTGAGCGATTTATGGCCTAGTGCAGGATTGGAACTAGGTGCTTTAAAAGAAGGCTTTTCTTATAAGGTTTTAAAGAAGCTCGAAGCCTTCAACTATAAAAAAGCAAATCTTATTTTAGGTCAGAGTAATGAAATCTTAACTCATATTAAAACGATTACAACGAAACCAGAATTGTTTCTGTACAGAAACTTTCCTGAAATTGAAATGCCTAAACTTCAAGCAACCAACATAACCAATGGCAAAATAAAAATGGTATATGCTGGTCTTTTAGGAGTAGCTCAAGGTATTTACAAACTTTGTAATGAAATTGATTATGAGTTTATTGAGTTCCATATATATGGTTCTGGCGCTGAAGAAGAAGCGATAAAAACTTTAATTGAATCAAATCATAACCTACCACTTTATTTTCATGGTAGAGTGAATAGGGATGAATTGCACAAAGTACTCTTGAATTATGACCTTACCATTATTCCATTGCTTAATAGAATCTATGGTTCTGTACCTTCTAAAATATTTGAATATGCGAAATTAGGTTTGCCAATGCTGTACTTTGGTGGCGGCGAAGGCGAAATGGTTATTGAGCAAAATAAGTTAGGATGGGTGGCAAAAGAAAGTAATTATAACGATTTGAATTCAGTTTTAAGAACCATTAAACCTGAGGATTTGAATCTGGATTTAAAAACAGCTATTCAAAGTACTGCAAGGCTTCAATTTGATTTCAATAAACAATTGGACGCACTAAAGAAGCTACTTTAA
- a CDS encoding exopolysaccharide biosynthesis polyprenyl glycosylphosphotransferase, translated as MSLFKHGRYSGYLRPISYIIDLTIINGIAIFYLLKGRDPIVFSAVISVSWILLSVYSQFYEVYRYTRPINILSLIVKQFILFLLLTFAFSGLYHELDIYPRPIVKYALLCFLFITIFKFTIYYLLQKYRTSFGGNFRSTVILGLNKKTIALDHFFNSNPEYGYSHKKTFNFKNKEDSLEECFRYVLDEGIDEMYCSISELTNNQIADIVDFADNNLKILKFIPDSKEIYAKKLRYEYYDYIPVLTLRNIPLEDNVNTFIKRGFDILFSSIVIVFVLSWLTPIIAILIKLESKGTVFFKQSRNGFNYKEFDCYKFRSMMPNKDAHLYQATRGDQRVTKVGKFIRKTSIDELPQFFNVLFGDMSVVGPRPHMVSHTTMYAKKIDKFMVRHFVKPGITGLAQTSGFRGEVETDKDIIGRVKYDIFYIENWSLLLDIKIIIQTFINAVKGDDKAY; from the coding sequence TTGAGTTTATTTAAGCACGGAAGATATTCAGGATATTTACGCCCTATCTCTTACATTATTGATTTAACCATCATTAATGGAATTGCGATATTTTATCTACTCAAAGGAAGAGATCCCATCGTTTTTTCGGCTGTAATATCTGTAAGTTGGATATTACTATCAGTGTACTCCCAGTTTTATGAGGTCTATAGATACACAAGACCAATTAACATTTTATCCCTTATAGTTAAGCAGTTTATTTTATTTCTATTGTTAACTTTCGCTTTTTCAGGTTTATATCACGAACTTGATATTTACCCAAGACCCATTGTAAAATATGCCTTGCTGTGTTTTCTGTTTATTACTATTTTTAAATTTACCATATATTATTTATTGCAGAAATATCGAACCTCTTTTGGAGGAAACTTTAGATCAACAGTGATCTTGGGATTAAATAAAAAAACGATTGCTTTAGACCACTTTTTTAACAGTAATCCAGAGTATGGTTATTCTCATAAGAAAACCTTCAACTTCAAAAATAAAGAAGATTCTTTAGAGGAGTGTTTCAGATATGTACTTGATGAAGGCATAGACGAGATGTATTGTTCAATCTCTGAACTGACCAATAATCAAATTGCAGACATCGTAGATTTTGCTGATAACAATCTTAAAATCCTAAAGTTTATTCCAGACAGTAAGGAGATTTATGCTAAAAAATTGCGTTACGAGTATTACGACTATATTCCAGTACTCACCTTAAGAAATATTCCTTTAGAAGATAATGTAAATACTTTCATTAAACGTGGTTTTGATATTTTGTTTTCGAGCATTGTGATAGTCTTTGTTTTATCTTGGCTAACACCAATCATTGCTATCTTAATTAAGTTGGAATCTAAAGGCACGGTGTTTTTTAAACAGTCTAGAAATGGATTTAATTATAAAGAGTTCGATTGTTATAAATTTAGGTCTATGATGCCTAATAAAGATGCACATTTATATCAAGCCACAAGAGGCGATCAACGTGTTACTAAAGTTGGAAAATTTATAAGAAAAACGAGTATTGACGAATTGCCCCAATTTTTCAATGTGCTTTTTGGAGATATGTCTGTTGTTGGCCCCAGACCACATATGGTAAGTCACACAACCATGTATGCTAAAAAGATTGATAAATTTATGGTAAGGCATTTTGTAAAACCAGGTATTACAGGTTTGGCACAAACTAGTGGATTCAGAGGTGAAGTCGAAACAGATAAGGATATTATTGGTAGAGTGAAATACGATATTTTCTATATCGAAAACTGGTCGTTACTCCTAGATATTAAGATTATTATACAAACCTTTATTAACGCGGTAAAAGGCGATGATAAAGCCTATTAA